Genomic DNA from Shewanella woodyi ATCC 51908:
GAATACAAGGCAAAGATCAAACAACTCCTGATAGACAGAGACGCAGTTTTAGTGGCTCACTACTACACAGATCCTGAGATCCAGGCGTTAGCGGAAGAGACGGGTGGTTGTGTTTCTGATTCACTTGAAATGGCGCGATTTGGTCGTGATCATCCAGCGAAAACCTTAATTGTTGCTGGCGTTAAATTTATGGGGGAGACCTCTAAAATTTTAAGTCCAGAGAAAACAGTATTGATGCCAACACTCGAGGCGACCTGTTCATTGGACATTGGTTGCCCAATTGAAACCTTTAGCGAGTTTTGCGATGCGCACCCAGATCATACTGTTGTTGTGTACGCCAATACTTCAGCTGCTGTTAAAGCGCGTGCCGATTGGGTGGTAACCTCAAGTATTGCCCTTGAGATTGTTGAGCACTTAGACAGTGAAGATAAGAAAATTATCTGGGGCCCAGATCGTCATCTGGGTAGCTATATTGCTAAAGAGACTGGCGCTGAAATGCTAATGTGGCAGGGAGAGTGCATTGTTCATGATGAGTTTAAAGCAAATGCATTGCGAGAGCTTAAAATACAGCACCCTGATGCCGCTATTTTGGTTCACCCTGAGTCTCCAGCTAGCGTGGTTGAACTTGCAGATGCAGTGGGCTCAACAAGTCAGCTTATTAAAGCTGCTCAAACCATGGAAAATGACACCTTTATCGTGGCTACAGATAAGGGGATCTTCTATAAGATGCAGCAGGCGGCACCAGGAAAAACATTAATTGAGGCACCAACCGGTGGTAATGGGGCAACGTGTCGAAGTTGTGCTCACTGTCCTTGGATGGCGATGAATGGTTTACAAGCGATTGAAGCTTCATTAACGGCTAAAGATACCCAAGAACATGAAATTTTCGTCGATGATGAGTTGCGAAAGGGGGCTTTGATACCGCTTGATCGTATGTTGAATTTTGCCCAAACACTAAACATGAAAGTGAAGGGTAATGCCTAGTTATTGAACGTGCTTGCTGTGATTTTAAGCTGTAAAAATTGATCTAGATTAAAAAGCCCTCAAAATGAGGGCTTTTTACTATTTTATTTACTTTATTTAACGGGAATGGGCTAAACTAATAACCTTAAAAAACATGTTGGAATACAAGGACGTTACTTATGAACTTTCGTTGGGTTGGAAATTTAACAATCACTAACAAACTGCTCTTAGTTATTCTCCCCCCTATCTTAGGATGTATCGTTTTTGGTTGTGCCATTGTTTATAATCAGTACCGCCTCTCAACAGGTTTAGAGCAAGTAAAAGTGCTAAGTGAACTAGCTGTCGTCAATAGCGATCTGGTTCATGAATTGCAAAAAGAGCGGGGCATGAGCGCAGGGTTTATAGGATCGAGAGGCCAAGCTTTTGCGAATACATTGCCAGCTCAAAGAGCAGCAACAGATAAACAGTTGAACAGTTTTAAGCATTTTGTCTCTAACACCTCCCTACCTGAATCATTTTCGAGTCAACTAAGTCAATTAAATCGCGATCTCTCACAGCTTAACTCGATGCGTAAAAGTATTGATAGTTTAACCGTGTCAGTAAAAGAGGAGGTGGCTTTTTATTCCCAGCTCAATAAAGGTTTACTTGGGATAGTGGATCATACAGCAAAAGAGGGTGACAGCCAGGCTATCGCTATTCAGGCGGCTTCTTTTAGCGCTTATCTGCAGATGAAAGAGCGTGCAGGTATTGAGCGCGCGGTACTGAGCTCGACGTTTGGTAATCGTGAGTTTAAACCTGGTATGTTTTTGAAGTTTGCCACTTTAGTGTCTGAACAGCACAGCTATGAGGAGCGATTTCTTGCATTGGCCACACCAGAGGTTCAAGAGCAGTTTCGACAATTAACTCAAACGCGAGCAGTAAAGGATGTACACACCCTACGTGAGCTAGCGTTCAGTGGTAATGCCGATGAACTGAGTGCTCAAAGTGCTGAGCAGTGGTTTGCCAAATCTTCTGCTCGAATTGAGCTCGTTAGGCAGTTTGAAAAGTCACTATCTAAGTCTCTGATCTCACAAACAGATCAGCAACTGAGTGGTTCTACATCGCTTATGTATAGCATCATAGTGCTGATGCTGCTGACAGGTTCCTTAGTCCTCTATATCTCAGTCACTGTCGCTAGATACATGCATACCCGATTACATTACCTTCATGATAGCGTTACAAAAGCCCAGAAGAACTTTGATTTAAACATACGAATTGGAGGGAATACGAATGATGAACTGGGTCAGTTAGGTAACGCGTTCAATCAAATGATGAGTGATTTTGAGAAGGTGATCCACCGCGTTAGAACCAACACTGATAGCCTGCTTAAAGCTTCTGAAAAGATGGAGTCTTGCGCTAATGTGATGCAAAGAGATGTGGCTATTGGCCATAGTGAGACTGAACAAGTAGCCTCTGCAATGACAGAGATGAGCTGTACAGTACAGGAGATAGCACTTAATGCTGTCAAAGCTTCTGAAGCTTCGACAGCTGCCAATATAGAAGCCAAAGAGGGCAATATTGAAGTTGATAAAACGGCTGAAAGTATCCACGAGTTAGCTGAAGAGATTGGTGATGCTTCTAAAGCGATCAATGAGTTGGATAATGATATTCAAGGCATTGTCAGTGTTCTTGGGGTGATTAGCGGTATTGCTGAGCAGACAAATCTTCTAGCGCTTAATGCAGCCATTGAAGCTGCACGAGCGGGTGAGATGGGAAGAGGATTTGCCGTGGTCGCCGATGAAGTAAGAAGTCTTGCTCAACGTGCCCAAACCTCAACAGAGGATATTCGAGATATGACAGAGCGGCTTGAGAAAGGGGCGGCAATTGCTGTACTTGCCATGGAAAAAGGCAAGGCAAAGGCGGAGCTGAGCGTTAAGGAGTCAGAGAAAGCAGGGCAGGATCTGGATAAAATTGTAGCTGAAGTCGGTATTATCGATGCGATGAACGAGCAGATTGCCGCGGCGACTCATGAACAATCAGCAGTATCGGAAGAGGTAAATCGTAACGCTCTTAAGATAAGTGAGATTTATCAAAATACTCAAGCTATTGCCGATGAGCTCAGTGCCCTTAACGAAGGCTTGTTAGCCGATGCGAATATGATGTCTCAAGAGGTCAGTAAATTTAAAATTAGCTAAGTTATCCCGTCATAGATCTACCAACAAGCCCTGCATAAAAGCGGGGCTTTTTGTTAGCGCAGTATTACTATCCTTTGTAACTACTCCTTTACTCCTAAATTAACCAGTTTTTCTTTATTCGTTAAGCAGACTCTGGTAATAGCTGATTATTACAGCCCAAACATAAGGATATGGATTAATGTTCTAGATTTAATTATATATTTCAATATATTGATTATAAACAGTTAATGGCATTAGGGAAGCAGGAGTCATTATGGATAATTTAGATGTGGTTGCAATACTTGGAACCGGTGCAACTGGTTTCTCATTTTTAATGTTATTCATCGGATATAAACTGACATCCGATGTACAAAATAAGATTTTAGACACCAGCCTTTTAGACTTTGAGCCTGAAAAACTTAAAATTTGGGAGGAGATGGCAGGCAAGCAACTTAATAATACACGGATCTTTTTAGGGTTTACCCTGCTTTTTTTAATGGCAGGTCTCGCCATTTTAATACATCGACCTGAAGCCGAAGTTGTATTGAGCTTGACTCCGGTAGAGGCAGAACATCCTACCATTCTCTATATTCAAAATAGAAAAATCACCTTAGATGAAAATGGCAAAGGTTTAATAGTCTTAAAAGATGAGCATGCATTGAATATTGATAATTCAACCGTTTTTTCAAAGCTTTCAAAGCTTGAGGCAAAGTTATCGGCCAGCACTACATCTGAAAATGCCTTAATCCAGCAACTATCAGATAATACTAATGATTCAGGTTTCGGTGACTTTTAACCAGGAGAGCAGCATGGTCAGCTTAATCAAGCATTATGGTTACCTCGTGTTACCGATCCTTTTTTCTGTTCCATTGTTTGGGATAGCAGAAACAATGGAACTTAAGGATGTAAAAGCACTCATCGAAGAGGGAAGGAGCTTAGAAGTCGTTAATACTTTAAAAGAGAGGCTAAATGAAACATCTGAACCGAAAAAGAGAGCAGAGCTACAAGGTGCAATAGGTTGGACCTTAGTACAAGCCAAAGAGTACGAGGAAGCAAATAAGTATTTAGAAAGCTCTTTAGTCGGTGCGACTGATGGCGGCTATACACATATTAAGTTAAGAGCCAATAATAATTTGGGGATCTTACATTATCTGCAAAATGATTTTGAAGTTTCACGGAGTTATTTCAATCAAGAGATAGCCAGTAATAGTAAGACCGCAAAGATATACCTTAGGTTATTAGACATCAAAGAGAGGGAGTATTTGGGGAAGGAAGCCCTGTTATCTGGTGTTGGGAAAAGACAGAGCAAACAGTTTCAAGAGGCGATAAATGAGTATGAGGTATCATTAGAACACCAACCTAATAACCCTAAAACACTCGAGTTTAAGGGTTATGCAGAATTTAGGTTAGGGAACCTAGAGGAAGCTTATCATACGCTTGAGCAAGCAAAGCATGCCGATCCCAAACGCAAGTTTACCCATCTGAACTTGCTAAAAGTAAGCTGCGCACTTAAATCCTTACAAAAGGTACTGCAGGTGATTAATGGATCAGAGCTAGAACAGGAAGTGTTTATCGATTGGGCCGAGCGGGATCTTGAACTTCAAAGGGTTTGTGATGGAAATGAGGCCTTTACAGACTTTATTCAAGCTAAGTAGCGCTGAATATCTGATAGGCTTGTGAGTTCATTCAACGCAGAAGTAGGCAGCCAAAGCCCTTACAGGCGAGCTTTAGCAATTCAGATACTGCGTTAACGAGCTTAACCGTAGAAAAACAATGCTCTTCACTCGTTGCAAACCATAGGGTCTTGTATGTTCCTGACATACATAAGACATTTCCTCCACTGACCCATAGGGATATGGGAAATGTCTTTAAAGCGTGTGGAACGCTTAAGACCCTAGTCAGATGTGGTGAATGTCATTAATGCACGACTATATAGTCTATTTTGTTCCATACAAAATAAGACATTTCTTCCTTTCCATGGAAAGTTCCAAAAGATCTCTTCAAACTATTGTAGGCCTTTAGCAAATATCAATACTGCTCGAGCTATGTCTGTAGGGGCTTCAGGCAGTAAGGCGTGGCCAGTATTTTCTATTATCTCAACACTTAGCTGATCACCAAGTTGTACCTTTAGCAAGTCTGCAGCATCTTTGATTGGGGCGATAGTGTCCCTTTCCGCTTGCAGAATCATCATAGGCAAGCCACCAGCCTGCTGCCAGAGTTTGTCAGCGGTATGCTCCACTGCAGAGACCTGAAGCAGAGCTGTTTGCAGATACCAGCCTCGCAACCAATAGTCCGGCACCTCATTGTCTTCAGCAAAGAATGCATAGCGAATAGCCTCTTCACGGTGGGATGCAGTCAGATACGGCGTGATTGAATTACGTAACGCCTGCCTGGCCTTTGGCTCTACCTCGCGCTGACCACCTGCGGCAATTAACACAACGCCTTTTGCAATATCGGGATACTTGCTTGCTGTCGCGCGCATTACCCTATTGCCAAAAGCATGACCGATTAATAAAACCGTCTCAGCATTTCCAGTTTCTGCGATGTCGTGATGGACAATCTGTGCGACGTCATCAGCTAGTCTATACAGGCTGATCGGCTTTTCAAGCAGCTCACTACCTCCAATACCTGGCGCTTCAACGGCAAGGGTACGGTACCCCGCTTTGTTTAGGCTTAAAACCAGTTCATTAAAGTCACTTGCTTCACGCCCAAGACTTGCAACAAGCGTTATACGCGGCCCAGTACCAGATACGTGCCATGCCATACGATTGCCATTGGCCAAAATCATAGACTGGGTTTCACCTACGGGGGTTCTTGCTTCAAGCATGGCAAAGGGATACAGCAATCCTAGATAAACGACCAAGCCAATAGAGAGTACGGACACGGTTAGCAGTAATTGTTTTTTCATTATTTAACCTTTACTAGAGGTGCGTTATTAACTGGTGAACCAGAAATGACCCGAAACACTGTAACGGCTTCTGTTTTGGGATTGCTAATGGTTCGAAATATCAGGCAGGGATACAACGGGCATGGACTTTAGCCCGCAATATCATTCAGGTTTGAAATTAAACCTGGATTTATCTATTAGTTCGCTCGGTTTATCTCTACCAAAGAACTTAAGTAGCCGATACCACCTTTATCATGGAAGTCTTCAACCTCAACATAGTAAGCTAGGTTTTTACCGTCAATTTTTTCAAGCTGTGACTGAAATTTACCATTGACCATTTTCATGGCTTTAAATTCCCATTTAGCTTCGCGCCAGTCTAATGAGCGGTTAACGGAGTAGTACAAGCGGACATGCTTCAAGGTATTTGAAGATGCAACATCTGCAATCACATTGACTTTCGCCCCTTCGACTTGTGATTCAACTTCGACTGTAGGCAGTTTGCGGTCATAAAATACATGAGCTAGCCAAGTGCGCCATGAATGTAAGTGTTTCTTTGAAACCCATGAATGACGTAGGTTATCTACATATAAAAACGCTTTGTCGCCTTTAAGCTCACTCATCATACCGTTGGGTGCACCTAGTCCAAAGAACTCATCATTGGTACCCAGAGCGACAAAATAAGGTGTGTTAATCTTTTTCTTCCAGAGATAAGGGTCAAAAGCCATGGTAGCCAAGTTCCCCGCAGGTCCATTCATTTTTGCTAAGAGCTTATCAGCTGGTTGAAATGCCGGCCCGTCTCTTTCAACAGCAGGACCACCAACATCAGTGCCAAACGATTCAAACTTTCTCATAATGTCGTAAAGCACATTACCGCCGTAATAACAGGTTGCCATAACACCGGCTAAGCGATCATCACCAGCTCCTAAGGCGATTGACGAGGCAAAACCACGTTTAGAGCAGCCCATAATGACGGCCTTTTTTGCTGCTATCCCTTCAATCGACTCAAGCAAGGTAATGGCTTTTAAATAACTTGTGGCAATAGGCGCATAACCAATCCAGCTCAAATCAAATGTGTCTATCGCCATTTGTAAGCCATAACCCATCAAATTACTTTCGTCCTTATCAAAAATTAACGTGGCAGGGTTTGGAAATATCATGATCGGTGTATGCAAGTCTATCGCGGTTACTTCAGCGTATTCGGCCTCAGTATTTAATTCGGTACCCGGTATTTTTTGACGGTCAAAAAGGTGACGTAAGTGTTCAGGCACGACATTAGATTCTACAAGCTGATTTTGATGACCCCCTGCTGTACTCTCTGTTTCATGTTGACCTTTGAAAGCACGATTGGTGGCAATGATGCCGACATTCCCCTCACCTTGGTAATTAGCAGGAACATAGATAGTTGCAGGGTGCCTCCAAGTAGAGCCGTGCCATTTCTGACTGGTAAAAGAGAGCTTAATGACTCTGACCTTCTCGCCGGGACGTGACTGACTATCAACTATTTTATCTTGCTTGATCTCCACATCTAACGTGGATTGGTCCTTGATTTCATCCAAGTCAAAATAACTGGCTGGGCCAATAAAGCGGTATGAAAGATAGTCCTTTATTGCTCCACGAGATAGAAAGAGAGTGAGCGTTACGCAGATAAGGAAAACTACAATGCTAAGAAGTGCTTTTTTCATTCTATGGCTCTTTTTTTAGTTGATACGAAATAGTCGTCATGTGATTAGTTAATCTCAATAAAGTGTCTGAGTCGACTTTAACAGCGGGTTTAGTTTTGCTCACAAACCCCCTTAAATGATAGAAAAAATGGGGTACTAAGTACCCCTAACGCCCAAGTGATGAACGAAAAAACTTATTCAAAGTGGTAGCTAGCGCGAAGACCAAAGGTCCTTGGTGTTCCCATGACACATCGAATAAGTGTGCCACCATTGCTTACCGTACCAAACTGATCACCAAAAGGTTGGTTAAAGGTATTTTGGCAATAAGATTCATTAGTCACATTTTCAGCATAAAGTTGCACACTCCAATCCTCATTGCTGCCTAAAAGCCCAAGTCTGATATTGGTTAAAGCAAAAGCTTCTTGAATATCCTGAGGATTATTATTTGTCGTTGAGCCAACATTAGCATCATCTTGCCAATTTGATTCAATACGTGCATACCAACCTAAATTCGCACTTGAAAACGTATCCGCATATTCAGCAAAGGCACTCAATTGATTTTTAGGGGAACGATTATTCGGTGTTCCTGTTAAATCTTGTGGACCGGGTATACCCGGGAGGTTGGTTGCGTCTTTGTAATCAAGAAATGCTGAGTCTAAATAAGCATATGAAGCTCTCAAGGTTAATTCATCGGTGGGATAAACGTTCATTTCGAGCTCTAACCCTTGCTGCCTTAATTTACCAACATTACTGGTAATAAAGTTTAAGCCTTTAAAAGAGCGGTCTTGAAAGTTATCTATTTCGGTTCGGTACAATGTAGCATTAGTTGTCATGACCCCTTCAAATAAGGTAGATCTTGCCCCAATTTCATAATTAATTACTTCTTCTGAGTCTATTGTTCGCTCATCGGCCGTCAGTCCGCCTTGTGTCATAACAGAATTAAAGCCACCCGATTTGAAACCAGTTGAAACGGTTGCAAACATCATTAAGTCTTGGTCAAACTGGTATTTACTGTTTAATAACCAAGTCACTTGTGAGTCATCAAAGCTAAGCTGATGATCTTCTGCTCCTGCTAAAAGAGCGCCAGCGACAAGGTTTGTTGGTGCGACCAGCATATCAGCACTTTTACTATCGTCGGTGTATCGAATACCTGCAGTAATATCTAGTTTATCATTCAAGTGCCAAGTACCTTGGTAGAAAGCCGCCAAGGATTCTGTTGTTTGTGAGAAAGCTGCAGGGGTTGCATTTTCTTGCGGCATTGCTAAACAAGCAGTGATTGTCGCTTGGATAAGAGCGGGTGGCATTCCAGCAAGCGATGCGCCAACGCCAACAGGACAGAAAGCCGCACCTAAATGAAAGGTTTGATCAATGCTATAACTCTCTTTGCTAAAATACACACCGGTAATGTAGTCTTATGTTTCACCAATTGGCGAAATAAACTGTAACTCTTGGCTAAATGAACGGCTAGAATAATCTGATTGTCTGGCGGCTAAATCAAGTGGTAGCCTTGTTATATCACCTTCGAGGGTATTGTTACTCCAATCTCTATATGAAGTTATTGATTTAATAGAATAATATGTAAGCAGGTTGTTCCAATTCATTTCCAACATGGTGCCCCACTGGGAACTTTCCATATTATCGTCATGGACTTGATTAACAACCCCATCTATCCCCGATAAATCAGGCACAGCACCTAAGTAATTGAGCACTTGAAGCCTTTCTGGTGTTGCTGATTCAGGTAAAACTTCTATCGGTGACCCTGTACCGTTAAGTTTTTGATAATCAAATTTTACTAAGGCATTAAAATCATCTGACGCTTGATAAAGGAAAGATAATCTTGCTAGGCTACTGTCATTCTCACCTAACTTGTCGTTACCATCGTATAAGTTTTCTCCGAAACCGTCATCAGCGCTATAGTTTAAGTTAGCTCGCACGGCTAAATTATTGGTTAAGCTAGCATTGGCCGTAATAGCGGTATCTAGTGCGCCAAAGTTACCTACGCCCATGGAGATATCAGTATAATTTTCACCAAGCTCTGGGGATTTACTTCGTATATTCACCACACCGATCGAAGCATTACGACCGAACAATGTCCCTTGCGGGCCACGTAATACTTCAACCATTTCAATATCTGTAAATGAGCCCAGTAAAGCACCTGGTCTTGGCATATATACACCATCAATGTACGTGGCGACACTTGGCTCTAAAGCGGCGTTAGAAGAGGTGCCAACACCACGAATACCGATAGTCTGGCTAACTTGCATACTTGATTTTGATACATATAAATTAGGGGTAAACGCGCTAAGGTCAGCCACCTCTTCGATACCTGATTTAACCATGTCTTCACCACTGAAGGCGACTACAGAAATAGGCACTTCTTGAATAGATTGTGCACGTTTCGTTGCCATAACAGAAATTACTTCAATTTCTGAGTTATTGACGGTTTCATCTTCTGTTTTTTCTTGTGCGATAACTGGCGAAAAAGAAGCAGCCATAGCTAATGAGGTTACCGCAAAAATTGGTTTGATTTTATGCATTATTATTATTTTCTCCAATCAGAATGATTAATAATCATCAACATAGCCTCTTTTCATGATGACATATAATGAGTTATATTGAACTATCTATGCATAATACGAATATCTGAGAACGCCCTATGCTAACCGTAAAACAACTACAACATGTTATTGCGATTAAAAAAGCGGGTTCTATTCAGGCTGCGACGGAATTGGCCTGTATCAGCCAATCAGCGTTAACAAGAGACTATGGCGTCAATAGCTAAATTTGAGCTTTTGGCGCTTCCCACATAACACCATCTCTTAGCATCGAGTTTAACGTTACAACCATCTTCCTGATACAGGCAATTATCGCCACTTTTTTCGGTTTTCCAGCAGCGACTAATCGCTGATAAGTTTGTTTGAAAACTGGGTTAGACTGAATTGCAGACATCATAGCCATGTATAAAACTGTTCTGACTTGATGCCTTCCTCCTTGAATTTTTCTTTGGCCTTTGAAACGGCCACTTTCCTTATTCATTGGTGCAACACCAACCAGTGAACTTGCTTCTTTGTTATTGATATATCCGAGTTCAGGGAGATTACTAATAATAGAAGCTGCGGCTATTTTACCTATCCCTTTCATGCTTTGTAGAATGATGTTTTTGGCTTGATAGTCAGGGCATGACTCGATGAGTTTAATGATTTTAGCTTCAATCTTTTCTATCTGATTTTTAAAGGCTGTTAAGATAGGTTTTATTGTCATTGCTAGGTCTTTAGGCAGAATTTGAAGGCGGTTTTTCTCCATAGTTTGCATTGCCAAAATTTGGTTACGCCTTGAAACCAAATCGCTCATAGCCTGCATGATGCTGGGCTTTAAAGTAGATAGCTTAGGTTTAATTGCTTCACCATAATGAGCGATAAGTTTAGCGTCTAATTTGTCTGTTTTTGCGCGTTGACCAATCGCGCCAGCAAAACGTTTTATGTGTATAGGGTTGGCGATAACGAAGGGTAGATTGGCTTCAGCACAGGCCATGATAAATGGCATTTCTAGGCGACCTGTCGCTTCAATAACAATACGTTTTGGTGTGTATTGTTTAATGCTGTTTACCGCATCCTTAATCCCTTTCTCATCGTTTTTAACGGTGAAAAAGATATCGAGTGGCCGAATATAAATGTCGAGCTGAAACTTGCCAGTATCGACACCTACGCTAATGTTTTGATTAGTTTTTGAATTCATAATAAGCTAACTCTTGCTTGCAAATGCGGGTTCGAGACCCAGTAGACTATTCGAGTGTTTTGCTTGGAGTCCTTTGTCGCGTTCTTTCTTGTTATCGGTCTCTCAATAGAGGAGCCATCGCTCAATCGAACTACGACAAGGAAAGCTTTAGTTGCAGCTAAAGCCTGGGTCTCACATTACCCGAAACAGGGAAGTATTTGTAAATTAGGTGAGTTTATTATCCATACAAGAAGCCTAATGAATTTAGAGGACAGCTTAGGGGTTGTACTATTTGAACGGTACAAAACTGGGGTAATACCGACACCATTTTGCAACTCAATCATTGAACAGTGCCAGCAAGTTCTGTACGAATTAGATGACATTAAGCACAATGCCAATATTTATAGGGGATTAGAAGAAGGGGAGTTAAAAATAGGGGTCGGTAGAGCTAGCACAGGTCTGATTTGCCAGAATATTCTGCCAAAATTTGTTGCGGCTTACCCTAAAGTACAAGTTTCAATTATTGAAGGAACCCCTGAAGAACTTACTCTACGATTACAACAACGCGAATTCGATTTTATCATTGCGGGTTTTGGTAGTTACGCCAATGTTGAGCAGATAAAAGTTTCTCGACTAAAATCGATTTCCTTGTCAATTATTGTGAATAACGAACATCCTGTTAATAAACTACCAACTGTTACTTGGCAGGATTTGCTTCCTTACCCAATTATCGGTGCAACGAAGCTTTCTACCTCTAATCCCTTGTATAAGTTGTTTGAAAAGCTCACTAATAAAACCCCTTCACTACCATCGGTCATGTGCTCCGACTATCAAGCATTGAAAAATATAGTGTTAAGTTCGAATGCTTGGCTTATAGCGCCAACACCAATCTTTGAACGAGAAATAAAAGAGAAGCAATTAACTAGAATTGAACTATCAGTCAAAGAAATGGAAATAGATTTATCTGTCATTGAACTGAGTAAAAGGCAGCGATCCCCCATGTCTGAGAAGTTTATCAGTTTATGTGAGGGATTCTTTTGCAACGAAAACCACAATGAAGTAAACAACTAAAAGTTTTTACATAAATGGGGCGTTACCCAAGGTGCTTTTTTGGTGAGAGTGTGGTGGTTAGACTCTTTACGTTAAGGAGGGAGAGCAAAATTGATAGGCTACAAACTCATTAACCACTCTTAGCTATTGCTGAAACGAAAAAGGCCTAACATCTCTGCTAGGCCTTAATCTAAATATGGCGGTGAGTTAGGGATTCGAACCCTAGATGGGCTATAAACCCATACACACTTTCCAGGCGTGCTCCTTCAGCCACTCAGACAACTCACCAATTTTATCACTATTATTACGTGTTAGTTTCACGTTAAAACTGCTTTATCTCTATATAACATAGAGATAAGTTTGGAAATCGCTAACAAATCATTAAACTATGCTGACTGGCTTTCCCTGTTAACGGAGCCGTACTTTACGCAAAAGCCTGAAGATGGTCAAGCGATAAAACTGACATTTCAATCGTTTGCGTATTAGATAGTCAAATAGCGTTTATTTAAAACGCTTTAGCAGTGTATTTTACAAGAGGGGGCTAAACATATAGAAAAACTGCTCAATGATCCTCTTATAAACGGGTCTTTTACGCCACCTTTCATGTTCGAGCTGTGTCGAGTCATCTATATAGCTCTGTTGAAGTTGACTTAGCTTCTGAGTAAAAGCCAGATCGTCTACCGCCAAAGTGACTTCGTTATTTAGCCATAGACTGCGCATATCTAGGTTAACAGTGCCTATCAGACAGTGGTTTTGATCGATAACAACTGATTTAGTGTGTAAGAGTCCACCTTTAAAGCGGTAGATCTTAACCCCTGCACTGAGCAGTTCACCGAAGAAGGAGCGGCTGGCCCATTTAACCATGGTTGAGTCATTTCTCTCTGGAATGATGAGCTCGACAATGACGCCGCGCTGAGCTGCTGATGTTAATGCAAACATGAGATTTTCACTGGGAACAAAGTAGGGGGTCGTGATAACGATTTTTGATTTTGCCTGATAGATACTTAGTAGCAACACCTGATGAATAATCTCTGAGGGCATCCCAGGTCCCGAAGGGATCACCTGCAGCATATCAATAGGGTGATCAGCATTTAACTTGATGCACTCTGGGGCTTCTGGCAGCTGCCTGTGATTGGTTTCGACTTCCCAGTCCCAGCTATTAATCGTGTTGAGCACAGGCACGTTCGAGCCTGTAATTCGCACCATCACATCGACCCACTGTCCAACATGGGCATTTTGTTTGAAAAAGGCTGGATCGACCAAGTTCATTGAGCCTGTATAGCCTATTTGATTATCAATGATGACAATTTTACGGTGCATCCTAAGGTCTAAACGTCTGAAGAACATTCTAAGCGGGGATACAACCAGAGCCTCTGTCACCTCTATACCACTTTGTTTAAACTGTTTTGGCCAATGGCTCTTAAAGAACTGCCGACTTCCTGCTGCGTCCAGTAATAGCTTAATCTCAACGCCTCGCT
This window encodes:
- the cls gene encoding cardiolipin synthase; this translates as MEDFYQILTLVGLFAYWLIAAGVVIRVIIKRRSIGVSLAWMMVIYFVPFFGVLGYLLIGEQNWGKARENRAKLMYAPYRKWFADLYQFRQYRPKELTEYGHSISSLCEQRLGIPSLGNNQLELQSSPQQILHSLIADIEGAQSSINLEFYIWHPGGLADKVAQALIDAAKRGVEIKLLLDAAGSRQFFKSHWPKQFKQSGIEVTEALVVSPLRMFFRRLDLRMHRKIVIIDNQIGYTGSMNLVDPAFFKQNAHVGQWVDVMVRITGSNVPVLNTINSWDWEVETNHRQLPEAPECIKLNADHPIDMLQVIPSGPGMPSEIIHQVLLLSIYQAKSKIVITTPYFVPSENLMFALTSAAQRGVIVELIIPERNDSTMVKWASRSFFGELLSAGVKIYRFKGGLLHTKSVVIDQNHCLIGTVNLDMRSLWLNNEVTLAVDDLAFTQKLSQLQQSYIDDSTQLEHERWRKRPVYKRIIEQFFYMFSPLL